From the genome of Dermochelys coriacea isolate rDerCor1 chromosome 1, rDerCor1.pri.v4, whole genome shotgun sequence:
CTGCTCTGCCTTTCCTCTACAGTTAATGGAGTCTCTTAAAGTCATCATATTGCCTGAAAGGCTGAGCTGGGAGTGCAGACTGCAgtgcaattaaattaaattaagtggCCCCTTCTCTAGTGCTGCTGACCAGAAAGACCATGAGTCTGGACCAAAAGAAACAAAGACTGttatatacacaaacataaaATAGCTTTATTGCCCAGTGACAAATAGATTAATAAATAGCCTAAATACAATACTAAGATAAGTTAAAACTAtatattaaatttaacattttttctgtaatttaaacGAATATTTATCAGGGATCACTGCACTTATGTGACTCAGACATAAAGTAAAAGATGAATAACACtgattaaaaatgtgtgcctgcTCTTATTTGCAACCAAACCAACTATTGCTCTTCATTTCACGAATAACTTTCTTGGACTTGGTGTCTATTTCATACTGCTTTGATCCatggaaaaaatagaaatgtcctagaaataaaaccaaaatgaatAATTACTTTGTACAAATGTATATTCATTCTCTTTCCACAAACACTGCTGCAAATTAAAATGTGTACACCTAAACAAACACACTAATTTCTATAATGATTCTTGAATCTATAGAAATGCACATTTTTCAGTATATTCAACTATcgaagtattttttttatttacctttttcctGAAAAGCAGCATCGACCTTATTGCCAATTCTTGGAAAGTCAACTGTTATGCGTCTTGGATAACCCTTTTCCATAGATTCGGTGACTTCATCATAACTGAGTGAAGAAAGGACATGAAAATAATACATGAACATGTGATATATAATATGGAGTCCAACTGACCTTTACAACAAGTAAGTCCTGCCCTTAGCTAAAACTCACTAACCATGAGCTACTGTAACTCATTGAATTGTATAACTCCATACTATATGAATACTTTCACCTTGACTAATCCATGCACAGTCGTCCTCAGCTAGTCTGACTAAATAGTTTGTTTTTCCTACTTGATTGCTGTaggaggagcagtgtggggcccaagTGTGCAACCTTGATATCAGGGCCCTTATCCTGCAAAGACATTTCTGTACATGACTTGCTTTGTGCTTATGAGTtgtcaatgggactagtcaccTGAGTGAAGCTAAGCATAGGCATAAGTCTTTGCAAGTGAGCCCTTAGTTATGTGATAGTCTCATCCAAGAAGAAATAGGGGTATTTTtttgggtggggtaggggggaagggaaatggttACAAAactgtttatttaattttaattaaatttaacttaATTTAGTTTTAGAAATTGCTTGAGTGCAGTTCCCCACTGCACAGGACAGCAGCAGTGCTGTAAAGGTCAGCCTTGCCCCAGCCCTAATCGGGTAGGGGTTGAAACAAGAGGAGGAGCTGGTCTTTCCACCCTCACACAGCTTCTGGTGGCTATAGAGCTGATAGGAAATCCCACCTGCTACTGTAACACCGACAGGCCCCGGTCATCGGGATCAAACCTGagatctctggagctaaatgcatgagcctctactgcatgagctaaaagccacatggccattagctaaggctatagagcaaaCTCATTATTCTCTCTCTAGGTGGTCTCGGTGCCGCTAGAGAGGACAGAGCACCAcgcccaggaggtgtgtgggttaaatacttcccctagctgaggaagcgcatcccgagcttcagagacttcccagttgaaatcccggaTGAGCCTCACCCTGTAATACtaacagaccctggtcatcagtgggtgggattgaacctgggacctctggagctaaaagctaaggctgtagagcaaactcattaatctctctctacgAGGTTTGGTGCCACtcaatgggacagaacaccacacgcAGGAGGTGTGAGGGTTACACTATCAGCTCTCCTACCACTGGAGGTGGGGCATACCACTAGGGGGAGACAGCTCATGGTAGTCATGAGCTGCAGGGACACCAGAGGCACAAATAGAGAACTCAGCCAGGGCTGGGTGATGGGCACAGGGAGCAGCCAAAACATGAGGTTCCTGCAGGCCTGCATCACACACAAGAATCAGCCAATGCTCAAAAGTGGGGGAGGGTACCTTAAACTTGGACTAAGAACAGAGATTGGAAGGACAGTCGAGATTTTTACTGCTGGGTTTATGATGCTCTCCTATTAACTGTTCTTTGCAATGACACCAGGGTTTAGCGACTGCTAATAAAGGTGCTGGGATGGAACTCTGCAGTAGAGCATTGGTCacaagaaagagaaaacaaaaatgacaaaaaacaagtgtgctgcctcctccctcagctGCCACCCCCGCAtaggtttctggccaatgggagctgtggaggaggcACTCGGGGTAGGGCGGGGCAGAGCACGGAGCTGCCTAGCtacacctccatgtaggagcagcagggacaggttgCTGCTTCTGAGGAGCCGTCCGAGGTGAGTGCCTCCCGGATCCGggactccacaccccctcccatgtcccagccccacaccctctcccacatGCAAACTCCTttcctcttagttaactggaatttttcacttaccaCACCCCCTGTTCCCCCAACATGCCggataaaaaagcttttattGTACTAGCAGCGAATGGAAAATGTTCTTTAACTTGAGTGTTTTAAGGAAAAGGAAGAACTGAGTTCTATCTCTGTTGTCATTGACATTCAGCTTACAATGGGGTGTGCAATATATGAGTCATGTAATCCTACTCAAGGGAGCCACACATTTGTCCTTATTCCaaatgtaaagggttaataaggcTTTAAAGAAGCTGCATGGATTATTTGCTGGGAGAATTTAATCTTACCTCCAATACTTGTCACCTACAAAGAAGTACGTTTTTTTGGTATTCTCATCATAAACAGCGGCATCAATATTCTTAACATATCTTGGAAAGCCCAGGGCATGGATGTTCCTAGGAAAACCTGGCTGTACAAACGCTCCTTTGACAACCCAGTATTGATTGCCTGTCAAGaaaaacatatataaaataaatagatataaAAGCTTGATAGGGACTTCAGATGAGATTAAGCCATATTTAATTACAGTTATGGAGCTTCCACAAGGAAACTTTTATGTTCCCTGCGGGGTGAATTCCATTAGATAGCATTGAATTTGAAGACATTCCTTTCCTGCAAGGCAGCTGGAATGTTTAACGTTTCAGGACATTTGGATCTTTTGCTTTATAAATTCattacagtaattaaaaaaaacatttcccccccccgggagctgggattgttcagcacctctgaaaatcaggccacttagttaggtgcctaaatatgaatttagctgACTAAATGTAAGCACTCCATTTTAAACACTTTAGCTCAAATATATAACTGATCCTCTCATCTGCCTTAAGCACATCATTTAACATCACTCTCAGTTTTCCTGATTATGAAATAGGCATAATATCTTATTTCACAGGactgttgtgaggtttaattagtTAATGACTGTGAAACTGAACTTTGAAGGTGAATAGTTATGTAAATGCTAGGTGGTggtgttattattaataataattgctTCTTCATTTCCACATGTAAGAAGAATGTCTAGAAATTCAAtagaaatacctttaaaaagaaacacttgatctttcttgtcaatttcataagCGGCTTGAAAGCCAGATGGTAGAGTTGGCCAGAAGGAAGAAATTAAATCCTGCTCAATACCTGGGAAATAAGGACTCTTGCGCCAGATGTACCTGATTGAAAAGACAAGTTGCTTGTTTATATTATCATATTTTACAATTAATTCATGAGATCATCAACagtgaaatttaataaaaattccTACTATATGAGCTGTACATTTGTTCACTAGCTGCTGGTGGTGAGACGTGTCCCCAATCCACAGATCATGTCCACTTGGAGATCCAATGCCCATTTCATAGTGGCCTCTTCAGTGCTACAGAGAAATCCTGTCCCATTTATTTGTGCTGGGGTTCTTCCACCCTGCCCTTTTACTTCACCTTTTCCTTCCCATTCCTTTGGTCCCCAGTAAGGCACAGGGAAGAGCTGGGTCAGGAGGAATCCTTTTGCCCACCATGTAAATGCAGCCATGTCTTCGGTGCAATGTGTCAGCTCTTTGatagtgcacagcaacactaaaCTGGAAAAATTTTTTAGGAGGGAAATTTAAGAGTAATTTCTTCAATTGAACCTTCAGGGGGCATTCCTGCGTAGGCAAAATGTCATTCCCTGCGTTGGTATTGGCCAAAACCCTGAGGATGCCACTTTTATTCCATCTTCCGAGAAGTGCATTGGGATCTTTAAATGACCCATTAAAGAGTTAAGTATCAGATGTCATTGaaaagatgggtttcagagtagcagccgtgttagtctgtatccacaaaaagaacaggaggacttgtggcaccttagcgactaacaaatttattagagcataaactttcgtgagctacagctcatccgatgaagtgagctatagctcatgaaagctgatgctctaataaatttgttagtctctaaggtgccacaagtcctcctgttctttttatcgAAAAGATGGCACCTCTAACAGTAGAATGTCACCaagcactgcagctggagcctgggttcaATGCTCTCTGGAGGCTAAgaatgccacctactgaatcaccaacaaCACTTTCTATAGCCCCATAGTTTTCCCTTTAGATCTGCCATCCATAGCCTGACACCAGTCTTTCAAGAACAATGCTTCATGTGATATGGCTGCAGGCCAAAGTACGATGCTCTGATTGCACAATTGCCATGGAATGTAACAGACCATGCACAGGATGACTAAGGATGATTTAAAATACTAATATTTACTCGCCCGTCAGAAAGCCCAGTTACTTCGCCCAGGTTGCATGGGCAAGTAGAAATTTGTGAGGTTGTGTTGACTATACATTTGGAAGGAAATCCCCCCTCTTGAACTAATTGTCAAAGCATTGCCATTACAAGTGTAATCTAAGCAAAACTTGATGTTGACAGAACAGAAATAAtttacctgtctttaaaaaatattatttccccACGGAGAGTGGTGATGGCATCAAAAGTTAAGTGAGGGTCACAGCTGTCTGTTGTTGATGTTTCTGTTGGTGTTTCTGTGGGTGGCGTGGAAGCTGGTGGCTCAGGAGAGGTTGGGGGTCCTTAGGGAAGAAATTAAAAGCAGAATTGGAAGGTCAGTTAGTATTGCTATTACAGAGCTTGGAGAACGgcaatactgggccaaattctcagtgGGTTTGAAACAGTGTTTTCCCATTCTATCAAGGTAATTATATGGCCACCACTGCCATATTATCTGAGCTCTTCACAGTCTTtaaggtatttatcctcacaacacccctgtggggTAGGACAAtgctattatcccctttttacagatgagggaagTGAGAGGATAAGTGACACAGACGAtctatggcagagcaaggaattgaaacTGGGTTTCTGGAGTCCTAGCCTAGTGCCCTCACCAATGCCTCTCTGAACTCCTCCTTGACAttaatggagctgtgccaattcACATCTGCTCAGGAGCTGGCACAAGACAATCACAAAGTTTCatacagaaacatatttaaaCCTTTCAGATTAGTGATACCCAGGAAGCACTCacctctgcagggaggggggtgccTAATATGCATGAAGAAGGGGTCACACTATGTGCTTCTCGTCACAGGTAGCCAGTTGAGCTGGCTCGTGCAAATGGAGTTAGAGTGAGCCATGGCCTTACCTGCTTCTCATTCCTTTAGCTATGATTAGCACCCAAGAGGACAGAAGAGGGAACACAGTCCCTGTGTAAAGGTAAGAACAAGGACTGCAATAAAAGCCAGTCCCTGTACACTGCTCTAAGGGTGAAGGCTCCTTACCCCCTTCACACCCCATACAGGTAGGCCACAGTGTTGATCTTGATTACACATTCTCATCAAATTGTTTGTAACTTGTAggagagaaactttaaaaaaaagtgatgttTCCTCCTTACCATATAGGGTCTGAATGCCATCAACATCATCCTGAGGGAGCCTGTAGTTTCTGGTCTCCGTCTGCAGATAGGCTGGATACATCAAGGAGCCAAGGATATTTGAATGACCAAGACCCAATGAGTGGCCAAACTCATGAGCAGCAACAAGGAACAAGTTGAatcctaaaaatataaaaagcataGCATGAATGTAAGTTATAAACATGTCCCCATAAAACAACAGGAAGGGACGGGTGAAGTCCCAGAGgagtggagaagggcaaacatagtagctatctttaaaaaaggtaaacaaagggcatgtctacactgcattgtaaacctggctgTGTGGGACCTGGGACTGAGAACGCAatgtttccaagcccatgcttAAGCATCCATACTGCATTATAAACGTAGGTTcacaattgctggacccaggtctcacagccatATAAGCGCATCCATATGACACTACACACACCTGTTGACTCTGGTCTGCagcttgagctgtgtccacactgcaaaataacaGGGCTTGGATCCAGGTCACAGTGTCAAACTAGGGAAatctggtctagatgaaattacaataaggtgggtgcacaactggttgaaaaaccatactcaaaaGTAGTTAcaaatggttcactgtcaaaccaGGAGGATGCATCTAGTGGGGTTTGTCCTGAGTGTGgtacaattcaatattttcattaatgatttggacaatggagtggagagtgtgcttttaaaatttccagATAACATCAAGCTGGGATGAGtgacaagcactttggaggaaagattagaattcaaaatgaccttgacataTTGGAGAACTGGTTTAAAATcaccaagatgaaattcaataaagacaagtgcaaattactacacttaggaaggaaaaatcaaacgaacaactgcaaaatgggggataactggctaggcagtagtactgcagaaaaggttctggggttatagtggatcacagaaCATCAGCCAGCAAtgtgatgtagttgtgaaaaaggctaaaatGATTCTacggtgtattaacaggagtgtcatatgtaagacataaGAGGGAATTGTGCTTCTTGTGAGGcatcagctgaagtactgtgtccagttttgggtggcacactttaagaaagatgtggacaaatcagaAAGCATCCAGAGCAGAGAAACCGAAATGATAACAGGTTTacaaacatgacctgtgaggaaaggtacaaaaaagctgggcatgtttagtcttgagaaaagactgtgaaaagaattcattttggACTATGTAGAGGCCTggttattactttttttttccttcaaagaaaCAAATATGAGGCCAGCCGCCATGGAAGTAGCTGTTCATACTGCAGAAATATCCCTCCTTAGATATAACCAATGTTTTGTTAATATTGATGAATTCAGAGGCCAGAAGAGGCTATTATGATTGTCTCGACTGACtttctgaataacacaggccatggtaTTTCACTCCATAATGCCTACATTGAACCCCATAGCTTGTGATCCCACAATATAACCCACGATAAAGCACACTAGACAGAAGCACTCAACATGCACCACAAATACACTCATCCACTGAACACACATCGTTTTCCCTGCACAAGGTTGTTAAAAGTTATCATCactttattactttattttttatttaaaaagtggtGAGTTCAGTATTTTACAACTGCTAAGAGCCTCACCCTAAGGGCACAATTCCATGCCATACACTAGTAATGCCTATTGTCTACCTCAGTCAAACCAATCCACCTCCATGGTAATTCCAGTCACTCCACGGGAGCCACAGTTGTAGTCagtgcattgacttcagtggcatcacTATGGATTGTcatgggtgtaactgagatcagaatctgaaccACTGATTTCAAGGAGAACTCCGCTGAGAAGTACAGCAGGTTCCGACCCAGTATATGTAGTTATTACTAAGCTGCGTTACTTTTGTGCCCCCATCTCTTTCCAGTGTAAAAATGAGCTAATAGCTCTTAAAATCAAATACTGCAGAGCGGAGAATGCAAAGGAAATAATAAGGGATTCCTACCTTTCAAATCTTTTGTCCAGTATTCATCCTCATCAAAGTGGGCATCTCCACCAATACCTTCGCCTGGTGGATAGGCATGAGCGAGAGTTCCACCCACTCCATCAAAGGAATAGAAGTCACCATGAACTAGAAAAGGATACATAAAAAGTACGAGTCTTCTCAATTGGGACTGTAAGTAAAGTTGTCAATACTTATCATTGACACATGGGGATTCTCTTACATCTAGCCGCAAAGGAGATCATTATATCTGCGTCGCCTTCATAAACTCTGATGAATTTCAGTGGGGTCACGCTGCTCCAGACGTGACAAGCCTTCTCAATTGCTTCATCTACATCAGCGGGTGCCATGTCTGGTGTATAGTTCAAAATCCTTTAAGTACATAATAAGGCAATAAATGTAGgcaattaaaaatgcaattgacAGGACATGTACTTCAAGTTAAACATTTTGCTTCCTTGTTGTCTGTATATTACTATTTGTATCTCTTGTCTTTTTAGGCAATATGTTCCTTGATACACAACATATGTCTATCTCTGTGTTTGTTTAGTACCAACTATAATAGGGCTGTGATCCTGATTcagactcctaggtgctaccataatgataagaataaataataataaacagagAAAACTAATTCTTTCTGTAATTCCCAATGGCACTCAAGGAAACACATTGAAATATTACCTATATTTCAGATCTGTTTTTGTCCATCTAGGAGACCGTGGAAAGGTGCTGAACTGACCAACATCAGGTATTCCACACCTGGGCTGCTTCATCACCTCCAGAGTATTGGAATCCAGTTCCCCAGTCACTTTCAGCCCAAAGAATTCTTGCATTTCTTGGATTTTATCACTTATGGTTTTgctgttctttattttaaagatagGTTCTGCCTCTGTTTTAAGTTTATAGTA
Proteins encoded in this window:
- the LOC119858355 gene encoding stromelysin-1-like; amino-acid sequence: MKSLAFQILLSVAFSYAFPVVPETEKKNEEDMQFAEKYLEKYYKLKTEAEPIFKIKNSKTISDKIQEMQEFFGLKVTGELDSNTLEVMKQPRCGIPDVGQFSTFPRSPRWTKTDLKYRILNYTPDMAPADVDEAIEKACHVWSSVTPLKFIRVYEGDADIMISFAARFHGDFYSFDGVGGTLAHAYPPGEGIGGDAHFDEDEYWTKDLKGFNLFLVAAHEFGHSLGLGHSNILGSLMYPAYLQTETRNYRLPQDDVDGIQTLYGPPTSPEPPASTPPTETPTETSTTDSCDPHLTFDAITTLRGEIIFFKDRYIWRKSPYFPGIEQDLISSFWPTLPSGFQAAYEIDKKDQVFLFKGNQYWVVKGAFVQPGFPRNIHALGFPRYVKNIDAAVYDENTKKTYFFVGDKYWSYDEVTESMEKGYPRRITVDFPRIGNKVDAAFQEKGHFYFFHGSKQYEIDTKSKKVIREMKSNSWFGCK